From the genome of Nicotiana sylvestris chromosome 2, ASM39365v2, whole genome shotgun sequence, one region includes:
- the LOC138886093 gene encoding uncharacterized protein: protein MIENHRKWHKKFSFALLGYRTIVHTSNGATPYMLVYGTEAVIPAEVEISSLRIIQEDELDEAEWVESRYEQLDLIDGKRINAVCQGQLYQNRMSKAVNKRVNPR, encoded by the coding sequence atgatagagaatcaCAGAAAGTGGCACAAGAAGTtttcatttgctctattggggtatcgcaccatagtccACACATCAaatggggcaaccccctatatgttggtttatggtacagaagccgtCATTCCTGCCGAAGTAGAAAtttcttccctaaggatcatacaggaagatGAGCTCGATGAGGCAGAGTGGGTggaaagtcgttatgagcaactagaccttatagatgggaaaagaataAATGCAGTCTGTCaaggtcaactttatcagaatagaatgtccaaagCCGTCAATAAAAGAGTCAATCCGagatag